The following proteins are co-located in the Rippkaea orientalis PCC 8801 genome:
- a CDS encoding chemotaxis protein CheW, which yields MVFNTLSPLSTPDTQDHRNLQQFLQLHLVPDTTLMLPVAQLTEVLSIPLGQIVPIPQMPSWIMGVYNWRGQVLWLVDLGELLGLTPWHQQNLTTPVHRAVVLHSTPKAASGTPSVRYTLGLVVSHIDEMEWCQPSEIQSPPTSAVTPSLAPFLRGYWLNPQGKMLIVLDGEAIIAAMPKS from the coding sequence GTGGTTTTTAACACACTATCCCCCTTATCGACCCCAGATACTCAGGATCACCGTAACCTGCAACAGTTTCTTCAGTTACATCTGGTTCCTGATACTACCCTGATGCTGCCCGTTGCCCAACTAACCGAAGTCTTAAGTATTCCTTTAGGGCAAATTGTCCCTATTCCCCAAATGCCTTCTTGGATTATGGGAGTCTACAACTGGCGAGGACAGGTACTTTGGTTAGTCGATTTAGGAGAATTACTCGGACTTACGCCCTGGCATCAACAAAACTTGACCACTCCCGTACATCGTGCCGTGGTCTTGCACTCCACCCCCAAGGCTGCCTCTGGGACTCCCTCAGTCCGTTATACCCTAGGACTGGTCGTCAGTCATATTGACGAGATGGAATGGTGTCAGCCTTCAGAGATTCAATCTCCCCCTACTTCAGCCGTTACGCCGAGTTTAGCTCCTTTTTTACGAGGTTATTGGTTAAATCCCCAAGGAAAAATGCTCATTGTTCTCGATGGAGAGGCCATTATCGCCGCTATGCCTAAATCTTAA